A stretch of the Fusobacterium varium genome encodes the following:
- a CDS encoding putative ABC transporter, periplasmic component translates to MRKYLLLLIFNFSLIFSFSSTTNDVENIFADEFGYQNEKISEIPETLNILQGMRVSTIDPAMIKDNYSKRAIPLLYDTLFISDKNGVVKPNLVKNYKWLNEKELSIELKNDIKFHDKSILTAKDVKDSLEYLKKNGTLKTFYSEITDIKVLSTKELIIKIAEKDSLFLTSLTYEISSIAKRNGKEITGTGPFFIKSFNGKTLKLERFSNYFNGISNIKKVNIGEEVNESQRLIALFNDKANIALDVTEKSLNNAKEYGIIDENLFIEKNDETESTVLMFGNQKNYPLESRKAIESAVQRTADSFFPKEMFIPRLSKINIDYSTSKAKENINKVGLKNKEVNIMVLNTNNSMEQAEKIKISLEKAGMKVNLLPHQIDSYYIKFQSKDFDLAIFDVTFNDNYTVFNLGKILLYDIGDMEMYNALQPFLKIIKEEKEKDKRDQVFDKIVQLIYKDLPYIPISHGKTIIVGAEKYKYIKR, encoded by the coding sequence TTGAGAAAATATTTATTATTATTGATATTTAATTTTTCTTTGATCTTTAGCTTTAGCAGTACTACCAATGATGTAGAAAATATTTTTGCTGATGAATTTGGATATCAAAATGAAAAAATTAGTGAAATACCAGAAACTTTAAATATTCTTCAAGGAATGAGGGTTTCAACTATTGATCCTGCTATGATAAAAGACAATTACTCTAAAAGAGCTATTCCTTTATTATATGATACTCTTTTTATTTCTGACAAAAATGGAGTGGTAAAACCTAATTTAGTTAAAAACTATAAATGGCTGAACGAAAAAGAGCTGTCTATAGAATTAAAAAATGATATAAAATTTCATGACAAAAGTATTCTTACTGCAAAAGATGTGAAAGATTCATTAGAATATCTGAAAAAAAATGGAACATTGAAAACTTTTTATTCTGAAATAACAGATATAAAAGTTTTAAGTACAAAAGAACTAATAATAAAAATTGCTGAAAAAGATAGTCTTTTTTTAACTTCATTAACTTATGAAATTAGTTCTATAGCCAAAAGAAATGGAAAAGAAATAACTGGTACTGGTCCTTTTTTTATTAAAAGTTTTAATGGAAAAACTTTAAAATTGGAAAGATTTTCTAATTACTTCAATGGAATTTCTAATATAAAAAAAGTAAATATTGGAGAAGAAGTTAATGAAAGCCAAAGGCTTATAGCTTTATTTAATGACAAAGCAAATATAGCTTTAGATGTAACAGAGAAATCTTTAAATAATGCAAAAGAATATGGAATAATTGATGAAAACTTATTCATTGAAAAAAATGATGAAACAGAAAGTACCGTACTTATGTTTGGTAATCAAAAAAATTATCCTTTAGAAAGTAGAAAAGCAATTGAAAGTGCTGTCCAAAGAACAGCTGATTCTTTTTTTCCTAAAGAAATGTTTATTCCAAGACTTTCCAAAATAAATATTGACTACAGTACTTCAAAAGCCAAAGAAAATATAAATAAAGTAGGATTGAAAAATAAAGAAGTCAATATTATGGTGCTTAATACAAATAATAGTATGGAACAAGCTGAAAAAATAAAAATTTCTCTTGAAAAGGCTGGAATGAAAGTAAATCTTTTGCCTCATCAAATAGATTCATACTATATTAAATTTCAGAGCAAAGATTTTGATCTTGCTATTTTTGATGTTACATTTAATGACAATTATACTGTATTTAATTTAGGTAAAATTCTTCTTTATGATATTGGAGACATGGAAATGTACAATGCCTTGCAACCATTTCTCAAAATAATAAAAGAAGAAAAAGAAAAAGATAAAAGAGACCAAGTATTTGACAAAATAGTTCAACTTATTTATAAAGATCTTCCATATATTCCAATTTCACATGGTAAGACTATCATAGTAGGAGCTGAAAAATATAAATATATAAAAAGATAA
- a CDS encoding putative permease, translating into MDFLEKQFKLKEHGTDMKTEILAGITTFATMAYVLATVPSMMGAAGFSKAAVLTMVIILCAVTSTAMGLVTNRPFVLGPGLGSVGVYAITMIVGEEMSPAVASGVIFWEGILFVVISFVGLRDIIVKLIPLSIKISISAGIGLFISLLGFKNAGIIVANAKKNVLGFGDLTSPAAILAVIGLVILLVLEIRKINGGVILAIILTTIIGIPLGVTKIPTTIFAAPGSISEMAFNIDIIGALNIKYIPFLFALFIPDFFSTFGTVIGVGAKAGLLDENGNLPGIEKCFYVDSISTVLGSFFCMPCMTTYLESASGVEAGGKTGLTSVSTSAVFLLMFLITPLALMIPAAATAPTLMLIGVKMLSGMRNINYDDATECIPAFLSVALTIFTFNVANGISAAIIVYVILKVASGRGREVPKTMYPFAAVLCYYFYTLTI; encoded by the coding sequence ATGGATTTTTTAGAGAAGCAATTTAAGCTGAAAGAACATGGAACAGACATGAAAACTGAAATATTAGCAGGGATAACAACTTTTGCTACAATGGCGTATGTACTTGCAACTGTGCCATCTATGATGGGAGCAGCAGGATTCAGCAAGGCAGCAGTTCTTACTATGGTTATAATTTTATGTGCAGTAACATCTACAGCAATGGGACTTGTAACTAATAGACCTTTTGTACTTGGACCTGGACTTGGAAGTGTGGGAGTATATGCCATTACAATGATAGTTGGAGAAGAAATGTCACCTGCAGTTGCTTCAGGAGTTATTTTCTGGGAAGGAATACTTTTTGTTGTTATTTCTTTTGTAGGTCTTAGAGATATTATTGTAAAATTGATTCCATTAAGTATAAAAATATCTATTAGTGCAGGTATAGGATTATTTATATCTTTACTTGGATTTAAAAATGCTGGGATAATAGTTGCAAATGCAAAGAAGAATGTACTTGGATTTGGAGATCTTACAAGTCCAGCAGCAATTCTTGCAGTAATAGGTCTTGTTATACTTTTAGTTCTTGAGATAAGAAAAATAAATGGAGGAGTAATTCTTGCTATTATACTTACTACAATTATAGGTATACCTTTAGGAGTTACTAAAATACCAACTACTATTTTTGCAGCACCAGGAAGTATTTCAGAAATGGCATTTAATATTGATATAATAGGAGCATTAAATATAAAATATATTCCATTTTTATTTGCTCTTTTTATACCTGATTTTTTCTCTACTTTTGGAACTGTTATAGGTGTAGGAGCAAAAGCAGGACTTTTAGATGAAAATGGGAATTTGCCTGGGATAGAAAAATGTTTTTATGTAGATTCAATATCTACTGTACTAGGAAGTTTCTTCTGTATGCCTTGTATGACTACATATTTAGAATCAGCAAGTGGAGTAGAAGCAGGAGGAAAAACTGGACTTACTTCTGTATCTACATCAGCAGTATTCTTACTTATGTTTCTGATTACACCTCTGGCACTTATGATACCAGCAGCAGCTACAGCTCCTACATTAATGCTCATTGGAGTAAAAATGCTTAGTGGAATGAGAAATATAAATTATGATGATGCTACAGAATGCATTCCAGCATTTTTATCAGTTGCTTTAACAATATTTACATTTAATGTTGCAAATGGAATATCAGCAGCAATAATAGTTTATGTAATATTAAAAGTAGCAAGTGGAAGAGGTAGGGAAGTACCAAAAACTATGTATCCATTTGCAGCAGTTCTTTGTTACTACTTCTATACATTGACAATATAG
- a CDS encoding putative adenine deaminase, which yields MKIDLLIKNVKVYNSYLKKFREANVAVLDKKILHVDIKKDVEFDAEKIIDGKNQYMIPGLIDIHMHIESSMMTPAPFCHQLAKNGVTTIVAEPHEIANVFGARGIYSMIEAENNIETSIFYGIPSSVPSTSEELETTGAVIDCEGMKKIAENPNVICVGEVMNYRKVIADNTLEICRFIEYVKKEKPTYAIEGHCPKLLDLELSKFLYLGINGDHTEHTMEEFKQRFENGMFVEIQAKSIERELIDYIKENNLYEHFSFVTDDVMADTFLNEGHLNVVMKKAVKEGLKIEDAIYSATYTPARRMHLLDRGVLAPGKKADFLFVEDLEKFEIKNTFIDGKEVYNFSEEKKYIPTSYKFPEDFYKSVHVKNIKKEDLRISVQSKEKEVMCRIIEVSDGSTRTKELIRAVPVKDGFLDWENSEYCLIAVFERHGKNGNIGFGLVTGDSIKEGAIATTYAHDHHNLMVIGKTAEDVVTAANRIIEIQGGICAVKDGNILNEVKLPVAGILSEKSVEELGKEVEGLRNAMKILGYKHYNPIMSLCTLSLPVSPALKITDKGIIDVAESRIVSIIV from the coding sequence ATGAAAATAGATTTATTGATTAAAAATGTAAAAGTCTACAATTCATATTTAAAAAAATTCAGAGAGGCTAATGTAGCTGTTTTAGATAAAAAAATACTTCATGTAGATATAAAAAAAGATGTAGAGTTTGATGCAGAAAAAATTATAGATGGAAAAAATCAATATATGATACCTGGATTGATAGATATACATATGCATATAGAAAGTTCTATGATGACACCAGCACCATTTTGTCATCAGCTTGCAAAAAATGGGGTTACAACTATTGTAGCAGAGCCTCATGAGATAGCCAATGTTTTTGGGGCTAGAGGAATATATTCTATGATAGAAGCAGAAAATAATATTGAAACAAGTATATTTTATGGAATTCCAAGCAGTGTTCCATCAACTTCAGAAGAATTGGAAACAACAGGAGCAGTCATAGATTGTGAAGGAATGAAAAAAATTGCTGAGAATCCAAATGTTATCTGTGTAGGAGAAGTGATGAACTATAGAAAGGTTATAGCTGATAATACTTTAGAAATATGCAGATTTATAGAGTATGTAAAAAAAGAGAAGCCAACATATGCTATTGAAGGACATTGCCCAAAACTTCTTGATCTTGAACTTTCAAAATTTTTATATCTTGGAATAAATGGAGATCATACAGAACATACAATGGAAGAATTTAAACAGAGATTTGAAAATGGCATGTTTGTTGAAATACAAGCAAAATCTATAGAAAGAGAGCTTATAGACTATATTAAAGAAAATAATCTTTATGAACATTTTTCATTTGTAACTGATGATGTAATGGCAGATACTTTTCTCAATGAAGGTCATCTTAATGTTGTTATGAAAAAGGCTGTCAAAGAAGGACTTAAAATAGAAGATGCTATATATTCAGCAACTTATACTCCTGCTAGAAGAATGCACCTTTTAGATAGAGGAGTTCTGGCTCCTGGAAAAAAGGCTGACTTTTTATTTGTAGAAGATTTAGAAAAATTTGAAATAAAAAATACTTTTATTGATGGTAAAGAAGTTTATAATTTTTCAGAAGAAAAAAAATATATTCCTACTTCTTATAAATTTCCAGAAGATTTTTATAAGAGTGTCCATGTGAAAAACATAAAGAAAGAAGATTTAAGGATTTCAGTACAAAGCAAAGAAAAAGAAGTCATGTGCAGAATTATAGAAGTAAGTGATGGAAGTACAAGAACTAAAGAACTTATTAGAGCTGTTCCAGTGAAAGATGGATTTCTTGATTGGGAAAATAGCGAGTATTGTTTAATAGCTGTTTTTGAAAGACATGGTAAAAATGGAAATATAGGTTTTGGACTGGTAACAGGAGATTCTATAAAAGAAGGAGCAATAGCTACTACCTATGCTCATGATCATCATAATTTGATGGTAATAGGAAAAACTGCTGAAGATGTAGTAACAGCAGCTAACAGGATAATTGAAATTCAAGGTGGAATATGTGCTGTGAAAGATGGCAATATTTTAAATGAAGTAAAATTACCAGTAGCTGGAATATTATCAGAAAAAAGTGTAGAAGAATTAGGTAAAGAAGTAGAAGGATTAAGAAATGCTATGAAAATTCTTGGTTATAAACATTATAATCCTATAATGTCTCTTTGTACTTTATCTCTTCCAGTATCACCTGCATTAAAGATAACTGATAAAGGGATTATTGATGTAGCAGAATCAAGAATTGTAAGTATTATAGTATAA